A window from Nothobranchius furzeri strain GRZ-AD chromosome 17, NfurGRZ-RIMD1, whole genome shotgun sequence encodes these proteins:
- the LOC107394020 gene encoding melanopsin-A gives MWSTESMEPEKTHTQRSYGKVDVPDQAHYVVAVFVFVIGALGVAGNALVMFAFFSNKKLRKLPNYFIINLAISDFLMAFTQSPVFFINSLYKEWMFGEMGCKIYAFCGALFGISSMINLLAISIERYLVISRPLQTIHWSSKKRTTFAIFLVWLYSLVWSLAPLVGWSSYIPEGLMTSCTWDYVSYTAANRSYTMMLCVFVFFIPLGIILFCYLKMFLSIRKTSRELERLGTQVRKSTLIRQKSIRSEWKLAKIAFVVIVVYVLSWSPYACVTLISWSGHSNILSPYSKSVPAVIAKASTIYNPIIYAIIHDKYRMTLAEKIPCLWFLSPAPQKEGLSYSISESSFRDSILSRQSTASRTKFINPSPNCIDLVLKNMEMDHQGRNSGGSFRNTSSHHQSYRGRSCKRQLEQRAGDTLAPEKHPSTTSDQLCTHDHELVSSSMTVATLPLLVLTRRRSESLSHESWDSHDKRSSFRERLHSLKSNSFDSLNFGKMPFTDPRSPQSVPRIIVISPTTESGIVNHDSVSLADSIEAMDSNVFASLNFSSEVFEAVELLSI, from the exons CAACAAGAAGCTTCGTAAACTGCCCAACTACTTCATCATCAACTTGGCGATCAGTGACTTCCTCATGGCGTTCACACAGTCGCCCGTCTTCTTCATCAACTCCCTCTACAAGGAATGGATGTTTGGCGAGATGG GATGTAAGATCTATGCCTTCTGTGGTGCCTTGTTTGGCATTTCTTCTATGATCAACCTTCTGGCCATCTCCATTGAAAGGTATCTGGTCATCTCCAGGCCCCTGCAGACCATCCACTGGAGCTCCaagaaaagaaccacatttgCCATTTTTCTTGTCTGGCTTTATTCTCTGGTTTGGAGTTTGGCTCCTCTGGTTGGCTGGA GTTCCTATATCCCGGAGGGCCTGATGACATCATGTACATGGGATTATGTTTCGTACACAGCAGCCAACAGGAGCTACACCATGATGCTTTGCGTTTTTGTCTTCTTTATTCCCCTGGGAATCATCCTGTTCTGCTATCTAAAAATGTTCTTATCTATAAGAAAAACTAGCAG GGAGTTGGAACGTTTAGGAACTCAGGTGAGAAAAAGCACTCTCATCCGACAGAAGTCCATCAGGAGTGAGTGGAAGCTGGCAAAGATTGCATTTGTTGTAATCGTGGTTTACGTCCTCTCTTGGTCACCGTATGCCTGCGTGACTCTGATTTCCTGGTCTGG CCATTCCAACATTTTGTCACCGTACTCCAAGTCCGTTCCTGCAGTCATTGCAAAAGCCTCCACTATCTACAACCCCATCATCTATGCCATCATCCACGACAAATACAG GATGACTCTGGCAGAAAAGATTCCCTGTCTGTGGTTTCTGTCCCCGGCTCCCCAAAAGGAAGGCCTCTCCTACTCCATCAGTGAGTCTTCATTCAGGGACTCCATCCTTAGCAGACAGTCCACCGCTTCCAGGACAAAATTCATCAATCCCTCACCCAACTGCATTGATTTG GTTCTGAAGAACATGGAAATGGATCATCAGGGTAGAAATTCAGGAGGTTCGTTCAGAAACACGTCGTCACACCACCAGTCTTACAGAGGCAGGTCCTGCAAGAGACAGCTGGAGCAGAGGGCGGGTGACACCCTCGCACCAGAGAAG CATCCATCAACCACTAGTGACCAATTGTGCACCCATGACCACGAACTGGTTTCCAGCTCTATGACGGTCGCAACTCTCCCTTTACTAGTTCTCACCAGGAGGCGCAGCGAGAGTCTAAGTCATGAGAGTTGGGATTCCCATGACAAGAGAAGCAGCTTTAGGGAACGACTGCACAGCCTCAAAAGCAACTCTTTTGACTCCTTGAACTTTGGTAAAATGCCATTCACTGATCCCAGATCCCCTCAGAGTGTTCCACGAATAATCGTTATCAGTCCCACCACTGAGAGTGGCATCGTCAACCACGACAGCGTCAGTTTAGCCGACAGTATTGAAGCAATGGACAGCAATGTATTTGCCAGCCTGAACTTCTCATCTGAAGTCTTTGAGGCGGTGGAGCTCCTCTCGATCTGA